CGGattaatattggtttttttcatacatttattttaatatatgttatatattggtacatatttactatttaacatatttattgtgtatattatttattaagtgcgagaaaaacttaatataataaactggtGTTTACGTATTGGGCCTAGTTCTTTTATTAGTCGTATACAGttctatatcaataatattccttaatttaaatttacttgaaTCTAATCTAAGTAAAAATACacttagataaaaaataaatatctaagtgtatttttactttattttattattgtatggttTCTTGCATAACTATATATTCGTCTAAAGTAAATAACATAACGAACAATATTGAACGAGATAAACTTTGTTTTATTCAAAGATGCAAGGTAAATTCAGAACCCTTAATGTGCAACAGAGAACGCctgcttaatttttaattattcttgcGCCAAGAGAAGCATTTTACTTCGTTCCGGTAGAACTTCCACAAAGTTTTTGAgcctgtttataatattgcccGAACacacaaattaaacaaaaaaaaatcgatgacaaattatatgaaatacaaaaaggtataattattaaaattaagaataaggttatacatttataattgttgtaaattaataactttttttaataataaaaaatgtacttttatgtagaacgtaaaaatatttatattcttcttTGTTATTTTCTGTATTTACAGAATATTTGCTGTATTTAACATTACTATTTACctactttataaattgattctaattataaattaaaattgaagaatacttaatatttttttgataatcatgctactattaaaagtaataaatttcaataatatttataattttgtaaattacataatgaaatattgcgTGTAGGCATCagcacattatattttattcaatcgttttttcattgattaacttcttataaaatttattcgttcgcatatttattttaaaatagtttaatatttatagttttgattATACTAACAATAcagttaatgaaattaatttattaagcataatttaatattcgaattaaaaaaattaagttacagttgtgtaatatttttattactttctatataaaagtgattttgtaatcaaaataatttttccatgAGTAAACAATGgttaaattcattgaattattgtataatttaaatataaatctatgatCGAAGATCgaaggaaaaatatttatgttattactgttattagaGTTATTagagttgaatatttttgtagttcaTTCATGGTGTATCATGTATCATGCCATTCATTACCATAcgtataagtttaaatattatataaaataactatcctacttagataatatagtttatcaattattatattatgtttaagacTAAATTAAAGGTGACAATAGGTAGACGATCCCTAACCCATtcattttcacaaaatattatatcaatgcaCACATTTAAAAGTGAGTTGAGGGgactatgtatgtatgtatcttgcgaaatctaatatatttttaatccgaGTTTGATATGTCGATTGAATTGAAACGGtgcccataaaatatttatttaatttaaatatcataatatgagtACTTAAGTTGTCGGATTTATTTCAActaaaacgtttattttaaatattatgtcacaAGCTTAGGCTTAAAGGAGTagatttattctttatttataaggaaatatattatctaataacaaaaaataaaatattacttattattgttaaaactcTTTAGGGTGCAACAtatggttttatataaataactattaattaaatggatttgttttatttatagtattaagttTAAGAAATACACAAGAAGAAGAACCACCAGATCCACAGTTAATGCGATTAGATAACATGTTAATTGCTGAAGGAGTGGCTGGTCCTGAAAAAGGAGGTGGTGCTGGAGCTGCAGCCAGTGCATCAGCCGCAGCTTCAGGCGGTCCTGGACAACCAGATAACGCCATCGAGCATTCCGACTACAGAGCAAAATTAGCTCAGATCAGACAAATTTACCACCAAGAACTGGAAAAATACGAacaggtaataaaatataatattttttagctatcgataagtttaaaatgatttcaattcaaaactttaatattttactcaatgggtactattgtagtattatatataagtttttgCTCAGCTGCAAACTGTAAAGTAGgttttgagtgttttatattgGTGTTGACCATGTCATTGTAATTGATgacgtattaaattttaattcaagaataaatcataattacgAAAAGACGATTTTAAGTGGAGATGATGTATAAGTCTCTATTTCTATAAGGAtacttgataatttatttgtatttctatTAGTTATAATGCAATATGATAGGTTGATCTAATTTTGGTCAAATAGATACATCGCAtatgtcatatatattataataatataaaatatattatattaggtattgttACAAGTCAATACCGCGTAACACATGTGAATGTGTCTGtggtatagataatattcaatgttagacaaaatattttgaaaattgtattgtgaatagaaaataatatgcgtatagcaatccatattttttgaatacttataattagtcttaatattttaaaatgctatcgattataataatttaatttaaagaatattatcactatttattttttgtctgaAGCCATTATCTGTGATGTTTCTACATCGACTATTTCAAGATGCTTCAATTTTCATGTAAATTAGACCCGTTTCACATGGGCACATATCATACGCGCgcgtttttagtttatattacttaagttCATATGCACTATTGTCGGAACCAATTTACTACCAAAAACTGTCCTCAATGTTAAagtttgaagtatttttattgctcCAAAGGGTAATGATCGATAcacaaaaaatcataattgtaACCTCTGTTCACAAtcttgaataaaaattgtatgattaaaCGAAATATCATAGTAACAgacaagttaataaataataatacatggacTTCGCGtaccacatattatattataagtttttcagTGTCAACATTGTTAGAAAGAGATACCTGTTTACATGATAAAACCTTAGAGTGTATGCTACTCGTatcttttctaaaaatgttatgtttttgttaaacttttttctctctttcattattaataggtatagatgtattaaattatattacttttatttctgACAATGTTAGCATCCAGTCTTCTCTTTCAACTAATCAGTTCATATCGATTTCTTTAAAGTCTATAgctaatgtgtatataattgtagtgactatttttttttttatgttacttaaatttattttattatatgtatatgtgggTATGTgggtatattcataaatattaaatactcatatattagtattatttcttGCTAGTAAAAACTTGATAcacatttacttattaaaaaaaaaatacggtaCCTGTTCGATTTAGtaaatcaaattgtttttaatttttttaacatatttcatgatgtctgtaaaaaaaaaaaacataatttgaatgcaaattatttcataaataattaaaaaatgatgtagGTACTGTGTGTACctaccaatatttaaattttaaataaatgttattcaaGATAATGggttttaatttgaaactgTTGATGccgtgttaaatattttgtatatttctcagtctacaatttattgtattaaaaaaaatttaaatacaattactaataattcaatatttctaaaagGTTAAAACACTGAAACTTGAGGTTTGTGATAGGTAAATAcaacaatgtttatattatttaataagtgtaCATATGGATGATTTCCTTAGTAAAATTGTTATGGATGTAATTAATTTCGAAGTTAATCTAAatcaattgtataaattacagtaattttaattaacaaaaaaaaatattactgaagtattcaattatttgaattgtatGGATTACtcgttgtaattattatgtaagaaCAGAGGCGACCGAAATATCACGCGTGTTATTCCAGAAATTAATCGGCCTAACGACCAGATCTGCACGTAAgggatttcaattttttattattgaatacaatgataagtcttataaattaaatatctaattaaataagtttcaGGTTccatgtacttatatatttgtgtgctTTCTCTTAAACATTtcgaaatcaaatttaaatatttgttgaccTCACAGGACAAATTGCATGAAAAATAATCTACgagatgaataataatatgttaatggtTATAAAGTAGATATCCTTGAACCTGTGTTGTCTTGTGTTTagtttgacatttaaaaacatttattttaatatcgtgATATTCCACAAACGGCGTGTGATCAAACAAATACcgcaaaaaatgattaattatgtttttcggATGGATATATTCATACAGATAGGTTATGGACATTTAgacgtacctataataaatataatcatgtgCTTAATGCCGTTAGGATAAggcttaaaatctaaaatatgttgagattaagttttaaactacgacccaaataatattatttatcaaatgtaatgattattatgtCATACGGCTTACATCAAAGTaaccgtttataatatatatttagacacAAACTCACGatataactacatttttaGGCCTGTAATGAATTTACTACCCATGTAATGAATCTCTTACGAGAACAATCGAGAACGCGGCCGATCACTCCAAAAGAGATCGAACGAATGGTGcaaataatacataagaaATTTTCTTCCATACAAATGCAACTGAAGCAAAGTACTTGTGAAGCGGTCATGATACTTAGATCTAGATTTTTGGATGCTAGGTTAGTGTTATAAAAGAcattgatgatattataaatctataaaattatgtttattgtgttatctctttttttgttttttatagaaGAAAAAGACGTAATTTTAGTAAGCAGGCTTCCGAAATATTAAATGAGTACTTTTACTCGCATCTAAGCAATCCATATCCTTCCGAGGAGGCAAAAGAAGAGTTAGCAAGGAAGTGTAGCATTACAGTGTCACAAGTACGtattttttgagttataaaaaCCGTTCACGTTTttgaatatagatattaaaatatttgtatttaaaatgatacagGTGTCCAATTGGTTCGGGAATAAAAGAAttcgatataaaaaaaatatcggtaAAGCTCAAGAAGAAGCAAACCTTTACGCTGCAAAGAAAGCTGccggtaaatatttataatttgcttATACAACATAACTACTTGAATGACACATCATttctaacttaattttaatatgaataattgacaataaatatattatttactgcggatacaataataaatggcATTAGAATATTCTCGTTGGTGGTATTTGACAGGGtcgaaattttatattcaccgGAGATATTTTCACAGATTGTAGTCCTTATTGGTGTTTAAAACATAAAGAGAAAAACATGTAAATGGGGAAAGGGTGAAGTTTACTATAGGGATTTGGATAGCGATATATACACACTGGCGGTGTAAGCTCCAAATGGAAGTAATATATCACCGAGACCCTGGCTTTGAGCTTGACAGCCCGAATGGTTTTTCCTGGTTTCCTCATTGTCCCGTACTACACCCTCCATACAATGcgatttatatctatatatatatatatatatatattttttttaagtgagcATGTGTGTTCGTTCTGTGCGCGTGCGCTCACCCGAGCGTGTTGTACActgtttcttttataaaaaggtGTGGTGTCACCTGCCAATGATTACACAGTCAGGTTCCAcgccataaattaatattatgtaatattcaaaattttaaatgaaatacgtTAATggataaagtatattttaatgatacaaattgtttaaccataatttataataaataatattcaattagtattgtatacactatacagtgcCTAACTTAGAAAAATGGCTCCTTAAAcctcaaaaatgttaaatacatcttgTATTATCACAGGCAGCTTTACCCTAAATATCTTTAATTCTGAAAACGGTCATCAGGAACCAGCaataatttcacaatatacaaaattaaaaataataacattatttaacaaaatatgtacttttaactctataaattaactacctatgtgatttaaacaatttttttaattctatttcaattcctataaaaaatgttttaatttaattaatatttaataccataaactaataaacaaaaataaagatagTTTTGAAATGGTTTTAAGATTCTAAAGCAAGATAACTGTAGGTATTGTtgtgtaaaatactaaaataacataatgtgtGAAATACTCAAATGCGTTCTATTTAAGAATACTCGCATGTGATATCTCTGTCTTACTTATGCAGATGTAGCGtccccttaaaaataattaggagTATACTTACCCCTACAAGGCAGAATGTGTATGGTAAATAGACTTAGCACAGTCAGTTATTTGATTTGCATACGgttgaaataaattgataattgaaTGCGGATATTTTGCACGATGATAATAAACtgggaaatatatttttaaatattagattagaTTGTTCAAAACTTTAGATCAACCACGCGAGGTCAATATTTGATGACATTTGAGAGTACAGTATTCATAgtctataaacaattttaaaaccacaAAGTGGCCACGGAAGTATTGTAAAAGCTATTCCCGCGGT
This sequence is a window from Rhopalosiphum maidis isolate BTI-1 chromosome 1, ASM367621v3, whole genome shotgun sequence. Protein-coding genes within it:
- the LOC113560548 gene encoding homeobox protein extradenticle isoform X4 translates to MNSMDEHNRMMHPTSAMLPQPYGMSSVDPNHGAPTPPDQDTRKQDIGEILQQIMNITDQSLDEAQARKHTLNCHRMKPSLFSVLCEIKEKTVLSLRNTQEEEPPDPQLMRLDNMLIAEGVAGPEKGGGAGAAASASAAASGGPGQPDNAIEHSDYRAKLAQIRQIYHQELEKYEQACNEFTTHVMNLLREQSRTRPITPKEIERMVQIIHKKFSSIQMQLKQSTCEAVMILRSRFLDARRKRRNFSKQASEILNEYFYSHLSNPYPSEEAKEELARKCSITVSQVSNWFGNKRIRYKKNIGKAQEEANLYAAKKAAGASPYSMGPASQGTPTPLLSPAPGGGPQDSMGYSLSLNGAEYSSPMSGSQAQYSDGSLGYDPMGHQVSDCE
- the LOC113560548 gene encoding homeobox protein extradenticle isoform X2, yielding MNSMDEHNRMMHPTSAMLPQPYGMSSVDPNHGAPTPPDQDTRKQDIGEILQQIMNITDQSLDEAQARKHTLNCHRMKPSLFSVLCEIKEKTVLSLRNTQEEEPPDPQLMRLDNMLIAEGVAGPEKGGGAGAAASASAAASGGPGQPDNAIEHSDYRAKLAQIRQIYHQELEKYEQACNEFTTHVMNLLREQSRTRPITPKEIERMVQIIHKKFSSIQMQLKQSTCEAVMILRSRFLDARRKRRNFSKQASEILNEYFYSHLSNPYPSEEAKEELARKCSITVSQVSNWFGNKRIRYKKNIGKAQEEANLYAAKKAAGASPYSMGPASQGTPTPLLSPAPGGGPQDSMGYSLSLNGAEYSSPMSGSQAQYSDGSLGYDPMGHQAMPKNSGSPSTGWNSSHEYQTHGMHDDSEDSSDDVDIKRPKLS
- the LOC113560548 gene encoding homeobox protein extradenticle isoform X3 produces the protein MNSMDEHNRMMHPTSAMLPQPYGMSSVDPNHGAPTPPDQDTRKQDIGEILQQIMNITDQSLDEAQARKHTLNCHRMKPSLFSVLCEIKEKTVLSLRNTQEEEPPDPQLMRLDNMLIAEGVAGPEKGGGAGAAASASAAASGGPGQPDNAIEHSDYRAKLAQIRQIYHQELEKYEQACNEFTTHVMNLLREQSRTRPITPKEIERMVQIIHKKFSSIQMQLKQSTCEAVMILRSRFLDARRKRRNFSKQASEILNEYFYSHLSNPYPSEEAKEELARKCSITVSQVSNWFGNKRIRYKKNIGKAQEEANLYAAKKAAGASPYSMGPASQGTPTPLLSPAPGGGPQDSMGYSLSLNGAEYSSPMSGSQVCAQYSDGSLGYDPMGHQVSDCE
- the LOC113560548 gene encoding homeobox protein extradenticle isoform X1; this translates as MNSMDEHNRMMHPTSAMLPQPYGMSSVDPNHGAPTPPDQDTRKQDIGEILQQIMNITDQSLDEAQARKHTLNCHRMKPSLFSVLCEIKEKTVLSLRNTQEEEPPDPQLMRLDNMLIAEGVAGPEKGGGAGAAASASAAASGGPGQPDNAIEHSDYRAKLAQIRQIYHQELEKYEQACNEFTTHVMNLLREQSRTRPITPKEIERMVQIIHKKFSSIQMQLKQSTCEAVMILRSRFLDARRKRRNFSKQASEILNEYFYSHLSNPYPSEEAKEELARKCSITVSQVSNWFGNKRIRYKKNIGKAQEEANLYAAKKAAGASPYSMGPASQGTPTPLLSPAPGGGPQDSMGYSLSLNGAEYSSPMSGSQVCAQYSDGSLGYDPMGHQAMPKNSGSPSTGWNSSHEYQTHGMHDDSEDSSDDVDIKRPKLS